A single region of the Rhopalosiphum maidis isolate BTI-1 unplaced genomic scaffold, ASM367621v3 scaffold140, whole genome shotgun sequence genome encodes:
- the LOC113560273 gene encoding rRNA biogenesis protein rrp36-like, translating into MTTNVVICAQEADNLCESDTSRHDESSDEFENNSNKAEEGDDDDDDDDDDDEDDDDVGNLDRCPDCPKSFQVQKLAIKRHSIKHEQISHAHIALKHSKKVQVTVAHAGAEETILNAPTAMRHTMTLPIDQNTGT; encoded by the coding sequence ATGACAACCAATGTGGTCATATGTGCACAGGAAGCAGATAATTTGTGTGAATCTGATACCAGCAGACATGACGAGTCAAGTGATGAATTTGAGAATAATTCCAATAAGGCAGAAGAAGGAgatgatgatgacgatgatgatgatgatgatgatgaagaTGATGATGATGTTGGCAATTTGGATCGGTGCCCTGATTGTCCCAAGTCTTTCCAAGTACAAAAGTTGGCTATAAAAAGACATTCAATCAAGCATGAACAAATTTCGCATGCACATATTGcattaaaacattcaaaaaaagTTCAAGTTACAGTTGCACATGCAGGTGCAGAAGAAACGATTTTAAATGCCCCGACTGCAATGCGTCATACAATGACTCTTCCAATCGATCAAAACACTGGAACTTAA